The following are encoded in a window of Oreochromis aureus strain Israel breed Guangdong linkage group 10, ZZ_aureus, whole genome shotgun sequence genomic DNA:
- the angptl5 gene encoding angiopoietin-related protein 5 isoform X2: MMWTAAVLLLLLPSLLSYADKENRGNINQSELVDRDFSDVPVKGQRPLGEVKGQDSCTIPCDITVKLLRDEKQSICGQLQQSLLAFGRSNRKLMRDVKEAQQRALDILSSQVTELMTKVQTLSLEVQRSNTEMYSMKPVQSHGRDCSDIKDNLVSVVPKIPSGIYIVHPENTDSSFEVFCEMDYMGGGWTVMQRRSDGLTDFKRSWDGYVDGFGHLAGEHWLGLRKVFHIVNQKDTRFQLHIALVSHDDVTSYASYDDFRLDSETQFFSIHLGRYAGDAFRGYDQEQNQDTAPFSASDVDNDGCNPFCSIGNCTVESCSIHHNHTGWWFNQCGLANLNGSPEDTERNQGQRTHIVWDTWRHNGVPYTIKSVTMKIRRIATNN, encoded by the exons ATGATGTGGAcagcagctgtcctcctgctgcttTTGCCTTCGCTTCTTTCCTACGCA GACAAAGAGAACAGAGGTAATATAAACCAATCAGAATTAGTCGATCGAGATTTCTCTGATGTTCCTGTCAAAGGTCAAAGACCTCTCGGTGAAGTCAAAGGTCAGGACTCATGCACCATCCCGTGTGACATCACTGTCAAGCTCCTGCGAGATGAGAAACAATCCATTTGTG gtcaGCTGCAGCAGTCTTTGCTTGCGTTTGGACGCAGCAACAGAAAACTGATGAGGGATGTGAAGGAGGCGCAACAGAGAGCTCTGGACATCCTAAGCAGTCAG GTCACAGAGTTGATGACCAAAGTGCAGACGCTCAGCTTGGAAGTTCAGAGGAGCAACACTGAGATGTACTCCATGAAACCCGTACAATCTcatg GACGAGACTGCAGCGACATCAAGGACAACCTCGTGTCAGTCGTCCCCAAGATCCCGAGTGGCATTTACATAGTCCACCCAGAGAACACTGACTCTTCATTTGAG gttttctgTGAGATGGACTATATGGGAGGCGGATGGACGGTGATGCAGAGGAGGAGTGACGGTTTAACTGACTTCAAAAGATCCTGGGATGGCTATGTCGATGGCTTTGGACACCTTGCAG GAGAACACTGGTTGGGCCTGAGGAAGGTGTTTCACATAGTAAACCAGAAGGATACTCGATTCCAGCTTCACATTGCTCTAGTCTCCCATGATGATGTCACCTCTTATGCATCGTATGATGACTTCCGCCTTGACAGCGAAACGCAGTTCTTCAGCATACACCTGGGCAGATACGCAG GTGATGCATTTCGAGGCTACGACCAGGAACAGAACCAAGACACGGCACCGTTCAGCGCCTCAGATGTCGACAACGATGGCTGCAACCCTTTCTGCTCCATTGGCAATTGCACGGTGGAGAGCTGCAGCATTCACCACAACCACACGGGGTGGTGGTTCAATCAGTGCGGTCTGGCAAATCTCAACGGCTCTCCCGAAGACACAGAGCGAAACCAGGGGCAGAGGACGCACATCGTGTGGGACACCTGGAGACACAACGGAGTCCCCTACACCATCAAATCTGTCACCATGAAGATCAGGAGGATTGCAACCAATAATTGA
- the LOC116313605 gene encoding transcriptional coactivator YAP1-like isoform X1: MDAHRGAPPAGQQIVHVRGDSQTELEALFTAVMNPNAAKQPSSLPMRMRKLPDSFFRQPDPRGHSRQASSDGGVCGSQAPHHVRAHSSPASLPVNSLSTQAADVAATPIIPDDMPLPRGWEMAKTPTGQRYFLNHLDKTTTWHDPRLAQLQSAAAQHPISGPPVHAHSLSNPAPTTQPQNINPEKGPLPEGWEQAVTADGEMYYIDHINKTTTWVDPRLAQKMNPSILGMAMQQSQEKDRLRCKQGIPQQIPPQDVGGRSQMPGGMDHDRSAQTLIPSLDVRIRASNHEPTLNGAHSRNESTDSGLSVSSLPRTTDHMLSSVEHMDTGDSEPPSMALQDSMPVLPMSEGEELMPCIPEGLSSDLLMDMETVLSGSHMDRDSLLTWL, translated from the exons ATGGACGCGCACCGTGGCGCGCCTCCGGCCGGGCAGCAGATCGTGCACGTCCGCGGGGACTCGCAGACGGAGCTGGAGGCCCTCTTCACGGCGGTGATGAACCCCAACGCGGCCAAACAGCCTTCATCTCTCCCCATGAGGATGAGAAAGCTGCCGGACTCCTTCTTCAGACAGCCGGATCCCCGGGGCCACTCCAGACAA GCCAGTTCAGATGGAGGTGTGTGCGGCTCCCAGGCTCCTCATCACGTCCGCGCCCATTCCTCCCCTGCTTCCCTTCCTGTCAACTCCCTCTCCACTCAAGCAGCAGATGTAGCAGCAACACCAATCATACCCGATGACATGCCACTCCCCCGAGGTTGGGAAATGGCCAAAACGCCGACTGGCCAGCGTTACTTCCTCAA tCACCTGGATAAGACAACCACTTGGCATGACCCTCGCCTGGCACAGCTTCAGTCAGCTGCGGCTCAGCATCCCATCTCTGGCCCTCCGGTCCATGCCCACTCCCTCAGCAACCCAGCACCTACAACGCAACCACAAAACATCAATCCAGAGAAAG GTCCACTGCCTGAAGGCTGGGAGCAGGCTGTGACTGCAGATGGAGAGATGTACTACATCGATCACATAAATAAGACCACCACATGGGTCGACCCGCGTCTAG CTCAGAAGATGAACCCCAGCATCCTCGGCATGGCAATGCAGCAAAGTCAGGAAAAGGACAGGCTCAGATGCAAGCAAGGCATCCCTCAGCAAATCCCACCACAG GATGTAGGAGGAAGGAGCCAGATGCCCGGCGGGATGGACCACGACAGGAGCGCACAGACACTCATCCCGTCTCTGGATGTCAGGATCAGAGCATCAAACCACGAACCTACACTTAATGG CGCTCACTCTCGCAATGAGAGCACTGACAGCGGTCTGAGCGTCAGCAGCCTACCCCGCACGACGGACCACATGCTGAGCTCTGTGGAGCACATGGACACTG GTGACTCGGAGCCCCCCTCGATGGCCTTGCAGGACTCGATGCCCGTGCtcccgatgtctgagggcgagGAGCTGATGCCCTGTATCCCAGAGGGTCTGAGTTCAGACCTGCTGATGGACATGGAGACCGTTCTCTCCGGCTCGCACATGGACAGAGACAGCCTGCTCACCTGGCTATAG
- the angptl5 gene encoding angiopoietin-related protein 5 isoform X1 has translation MMWTAAVLLLLLPSLLSYADKENRGNINQSELVDRDFSDVPVKGQRPLGEVKGQDSCTIPCDITVKLLRDEKQSICGQLQQSLLAFGRSNRKLMRDVKEAQQRALDILSSQVTELMTKVQTLSLEVQRSNTEMYSMKPVQSHGRDCSDIKDNLVSVVPKIPSGIYIVHPENTDSSFEVFCEMDYMGGGWTVMQRRSDGLTDFKRSWDGYVDGFGHLAGEHWLGLRKVFHIVNQKDTRFQLHIALVSHDDVTSYASYDDFRLDSETQFFSIHLGRYAGSAGDAFRGYDQEQNQDTAPFSASDVDNDGCNPFCSIGNCTVESCSIHHNHTGWWFNQCGLANLNGSPEDTERNQGQRTHIVWDTWRHNGVPYTIKSVTMKIRRIATNN, from the exons ATGATGTGGAcagcagctgtcctcctgctgcttTTGCCTTCGCTTCTTTCCTACGCA GACAAAGAGAACAGAGGTAATATAAACCAATCAGAATTAGTCGATCGAGATTTCTCTGATGTTCCTGTCAAAGGTCAAAGACCTCTCGGTGAAGTCAAAGGTCAGGACTCATGCACCATCCCGTGTGACATCACTGTCAAGCTCCTGCGAGATGAGAAACAATCCATTTGTG gtcaGCTGCAGCAGTCTTTGCTTGCGTTTGGACGCAGCAACAGAAAACTGATGAGGGATGTGAAGGAGGCGCAACAGAGAGCTCTGGACATCCTAAGCAGTCAG GTCACAGAGTTGATGACCAAAGTGCAGACGCTCAGCTTGGAAGTTCAGAGGAGCAACACTGAGATGTACTCCATGAAACCCGTACAATCTcatg GACGAGACTGCAGCGACATCAAGGACAACCTCGTGTCAGTCGTCCCCAAGATCCCGAGTGGCATTTACATAGTCCACCCAGAGAACACTGACTCTTCATTTGAG gttttctgTGAGATGGACTATATGGGAGGCGGATGGACGGTGATGCAGAGGAGGAGTGACGGTTTAACTGACTTCAAAAGATCCTGGGATGGCTATGTCGATGGCTTTGGACACCTTGCAG GAGAACACTGGTTGGGCCTGAGGAAGGTGTTTCACATAGTAAACCAGAAGGATACTCGATTCCAGCTTCACATTGCTCTAGTCTCCCATGATGATGTCACCTCTTATGCATCGTATGATGACTTCCGCCTTGACAGCGAAACGCAGTTCTTCAGCATACACCTGGGCAGATACGCAGGTAGTGCAG GTGATGCATTTCGAGGCTACGACCAGGAACAGAACCAAGACACGGCACCGTTCAGCGCCTCAGATGTCGACAACGATGGCTGCAACCCTTTCTGCTCCATTGGCAATTGCACGGTGGAGAGCTGCAGCATTCACCACAACCACACGGGGTGGTGGTTCAATCAGTGCGGTCTGGCAAATCTCAACGGCTCTCCCGAAGACACAGAGCGAAACCAGGGGCAGAGGACGCACATCGTGTGGGACACCTGGAGACACAACGGAGTCCCCTACACCATCAAATCTGTCACCATGAAGATCAGGAGGATTGCAACCAATAATTGA
- the LOC116313605 gene encoding transcriptional coactivator YAP1-like isoform X2: MDAHRGAPPAGQQIVHVRGDSQTELEALFTAVMNPNAAKQPSSLPMRMRKLPDSFFRQPDPRGHSRQASSDGGVCGSQAPHHVRAHSSPASLPVNSLSTQAADVAATPIIPDDMPLPRGWEMAKTPTGQRYFLNHLDKTTTWHDPRLAQLQSAAAQHPISGPPVHAHSLSNPAPTTQPQNINPEKAQKMNPSILGMAMQQSQEKDRLRCKQGIPQQIPPQDVGGRSQMPGGMDHDRSAQTLIPSLDVRIRASNHEPTLNGAHSRNESTDSGLSVSSLPRTTDHMLSSVEHMDTGDSEPPSMALQDSMPVLPMSEGEELMPCIPEGLSSDLLMDMETVLSGSHMDRDSLLTWL; encoded by the exons ATGGACGCGCACCGTGGCGCGCCTCCGGCCGGGCAGCAGATCGTGCACGTCCGCGGGGACTCGCAGACGGAGCTGGAGGCCCTCTTCACGGCGGTGATGAACCCCAACGCGGCCAAACAGCCTTCATCTCTCCCCATGAGGATGAGAAAGCTGCCGGACTCCTTCTTCAGACAGCCGGATCCCCGGGGCCACTCCAGACAA GCCAGTTCAGATGGAGGTGTGTGCGGCTCCCAGGCTCCTCATCACGTCCGCGCCCATTCCTCCCCTGCTTCCCTTCCTGTCAACTCCCTCTCCACTCAAGCAGCAGATGTAGCAGCAACACCAATCATACCCGATGACATGCCACTCCCCCGAGGTTGGGAAATGGCCAAAACGCCGACTGGCCAGCGTTACTTCCTCAA tCACCTGGATAAGACAACCACTTGGCATGACCCTCGCCTGGCACAGCTTCAGTCAGCTGCGGCTCAGCATCCCATCTCTGGCCCTCCGGTCCATGCCCACTCCCTCAGCAACCCAGCACCTACAACGCAACCACAAAACATCAATCCAGAGAAAG CTCAGAAGATGAACCCCAGCATCCTCGGCATGGCAATGCAGCAAAGTCAGGAAAAGGACAGGCTCAGATGCAAGCAAGGCATCCCTCAGCAAATCCCACCACAG GATGTAGGAGGAAGGAGCCAGATGCCCGGCGGGATGGACCACGACAGGAGCGCACAGACACTCATCCCGTCTCTGGATGTCAGGATCAGAGCATCAAACCACGAACCTACACTTAATGG CGCTCACTCTCGCAATGAGAGCACTGACAGCGGTCTGAGCGTCAGCAGCCTACCCCGCACGACGGACCACATGCTGAGCTCTGTGGAGCACATGGACACTG GTGACTCGGAGCCCCCCTCGATGGCCTTGCAGGACTCGATGCCCGTGCtcccgatgtctgagggcgagGAGCTGATGCCCTGTATCCCAGAGGGTCTGAGTTCAGACCTGCTGATGGACATGGAGACCGTTCTCTCCGGCTCGCACATGGACAGAGACAGCCTGCTCACCTGGCTATAG